The Leucobacter sp. UCMA 4100 genome window below encodes:
- a CDS encoding glycosyltransferase family 1 protein — MQPKATLLIISFSQLVSDARLLKQIRLLSEHYAVTTCGYGEAPEHAAEHIELSPEHPIWAYDRVQLMTRQFSKAYWGNPAIGEAREMLRGRAFDLVLANDVDPVGIALEVPTRYGLHVDLHEYSPRQKEDLLRWRIFVAPFIRWMVRTFVTKASSWSTVSAGLSREYLRVFGFDAEVITNASPFHDFSPTLTPAAQEQPATSEQPIGLVHSGAALRDRKLETMIEAVRLSKREVTLDLFLTKNDPQYFAELQELASDLSGVRVNEPVAYAELIKTLHGFDVGVFLLEPTNFSYRFALPNKIFDFVQARLGMIVGPSPEMVDIVTENDLGVVTKDFSPESLARAIDELDAATIDAWKRASHEAARPLSSELESQKWLLALQALEAGQQR, encoded by the coding sequence ATGCAGCCTAAAGCGACACTGCTCATCATCTCGTTTTCACAGCTCGTGAGCGACGCGAGGCTGCTCAAGCAGATTCGGTTGCTCTCAGAGCACTACGCCGTCACCACGTGCGGTTATGGCGAGGCGCCAGAGCATGCGGCCGAGCACATTGAGCTCTCGCCAGAGCACCCGATCTGGGCCTATGACCGGGTGCAGCTCATGACCCGCCAGTTCTCGAAAGCCTACTGGGGTAACCCCGCGATCGGCGAGGCCCGCGAGATGCTTCGCGGCAGAGCCTTCGACCTCGTGCTGGCCAACGATGTCGACCCGGTCGGCATCGCGCTTGAGGTGCCCACGCGCTATGGGCTGCACGTCGACCTGCACGAGTACTCGCCGCGCCAGAAAGAAGACCTGCTGCGCTGGCGCATCTTCGTGGCCCCGTTTATTCGCTGGATGGTTCGCACCTTCGTGACCAAGGCTTCGTCGTGGTCAACGGTTTCGGCGGGGCTCTCGCGTGAGTACCTGCGGGTGTTTGGATTCGACGCAGAGGTCATCACGAATGCCTCGCCGTTTCACGATTTCTCGCCCACGCTCACGCCGGCGGCACAGGAGCAGCCCGCGACGAGCGAGCAGCCGATTGGGCTCGTGCACTCGGGGGCGGCGCTGCGCGACCGCAAGCTTGAGACGATGATCGAGGCGGTGCGCCTGAGCAAGCGAGAGGTGACCCTCGACCTTTTCTTGACGAAGAACGATCCGCAGTATTTCGCCGAGCTTCAGGAGCTCGCGAGTGACTTGAGCGGGGTGCGGGTCAATGAGCCCGTCGCCTACGCCGAGCTCATCAAAACCCTGCACGGCTTCGACGTGGGCGTGTTCTTGCTTGAGCCCACGAACTTCAGCTACCGATTTGCGCTGCCGAACAAAATCTTTGACTTCGTGCAGGCACGCCTCGGCATGATCGTTGGCCCATCACCAGAGATGGTCGACATCGTGACCGAAAACGACCTCGGGGTTGTCACGAAAGACTTCAGCCCAGAATCGCTTGCGCGAGCAATCGACGAGCTCGACGCGGCGACGATTGATGCTTGGAAGAGGGCGTCGCACGAGGCAGCGCGCCCCCTCTCGAGCGAACTCGAATCACAAAAGTGGCTCTTGGCACTGCAAGCGCTCGAGGCGGGGCAGCAGCGGTGA